The proteins below come from a single Aquarana catesbeiana isolate 2022-GZ linkage group LG12, ASM4218655v1, whole genome shotgun sequence genomic window:
- the LOC141114172 gene encoding G patch domain-containing protein 8-like isoform X1, which yields MGMGRMEMELDYAEDATERRRVLEVEKEDTEELRQKYKEFVDKEKAIAKALEELRANFYCELCDKQYQKHQEFDNHINSYDHAHKQRLKDLKQREFARNVSSRSRKDERKQEKALRRLLELAEQRKQAESSAPGSGPRFKAITVAADEEGTEDEDMPSSAGQDSPKHIQEEKTLQTFSAPTQPTATTGVTFGFKSPASASLLQKVGFSFSFAKKTPLKLESAAVFKDHGEEVGVIEEEKEEDKTSTEILSMVKSPVEAECSKESEIKVEEEEGQGDDGCSLASTLSKLKKMKREERCAQAGEPEYYHYMPPAHCKVKPNFQFLLFMRSTEQTQIECEPSKEEKKQAAPSKAKPSKQTESKGEKSIVGDGKATQAAESIASPSLPKAEKKETDEGKEKPNANLNEDPPKKSPTPAKEQPEHPKHPTGPFFPVLSKDESTTLQWPTELLIFTQAEPSISYSCNPLYFDFKLSRNKDGKGKLAGKTKDSPGTSKDGLPPTEANKEHLIAVKKEGITLALTCGTQSKASSAPLGDLKPESIEEENKESTGKSHKHKKKKKHKKSSKRKRKHKEGDEGSEQKTKKRKKHKHKKSKGSSKTVLKVESEPSPSPALKSHTKELGMQKSGNKEDSTGSVTTKKDLLASSKEPENKKSKTELKPSLPPPATVPSSSSHRNTPNKARSRHSSGEYDSEDDAGRKKSTSRSSDEYDSTSDRSRSRSRSGKRRRSSSSSSGGSTDRSRYSHNRSYSDSDYSDYSSGSRRRSKRRSPGSDSDSVASKRHSTRHKYSSSDYSHSRSRSRSRSRGSRSRGRGRSSSSSRSRSKRRSRSMTGHSWKRSRSYSRDRSTSARSHSGKGSRGRDSVDSRLGGRRDFNRSKIYRSQSPHFTRSGSRREESRSEPKGTSSSNQPHRSTEKDSFRCSLTAKQLLEKIQSRRLEKAAGSTEDGTSKPGAKVKDPPQGYFGPKLPPALGNKTAQLPMIGKLPAGSKVTGLQKVENDSGGISVTVDGEKDKDTKLSLQVDSTQPPDNTPLPEPPAPTAEHLPTEGTVFQPPPPEFAEGALPQPLGNGSLPFPPIHGRMMPPPPEGEFFPPSAYPPIAMDSNAPRPEGEDEEEGVEEEEDDEGSLAPLESQPITFTPEEMEKYSKLQQAAQQHIQQQLLAKQVKSFPGGAIPQALQPATPSLQPIHIQQAPPPVSAASITTMQHAILQHAAAAAAIGIPPHPQSLAQVHHIPQPHLGPFSLSHLTHSLIPAHPAAFLASHPIHIIPASALHHAGPLTLHHLPHALYPTLFAPRQASAATALHLHPLLHPIFSGQDLQHPPSHGT from the exons CTGGATTACGCAGAGGATGCCACAGAGCGAAGACGTGTACTGGAGGTGGAAAAAGAGGATACAGAGGAGCTGAGACAGAAATACAAG GAATTTGTGGACAAGGAGAAAGCCATAGCGAAAGCCCTGGAGGAGCTACGTGCGAACTTCTACTGCGAGTTATGTGACAAGCAGTATCAGAAGCACCAGGAGTTTGACAACCACATCAATTCCTATGACCACGCACACAAACAG AGGCTGAAGGATCTGAAGCAGCGAGAGTTTGCCCGCAATGTTTCTTCGCGGTCACGGAAGGATGAGCGCAAACAGGAGAAGGCATTACGACGTCTGCTTGAGCTGGCTGAGCAGAGGAAACAAGCAGAAAG tAGTGCTCCAGGGAGTGGCCCTAGGTTTAAAGCCATCACAGTTGCAGCGGATGAAGAAGGCACAGAAGATGAAGATATGCCAAGTTCAGCTGGCCAAGATAGCCCAAAACACATTCAGGAAGAAAAAACACTCCAGACGTTCTCTGCCCCAACTCAACCAACAGCTACAACAGGAGTTACTTTTGGTTTTAAAAGTCCAGCTAGTGCCTCGCTACTCCAGAAGGTGGGCTTCTCTTTTTCCTTTGCCAAGAAAACTCCATTGAAGCTGGAGTCGGCAGCTGTCTTTAAGGACCACGGTGAGGAAGTGGGAGTAAtcgaggaagagaaggaagaagacAAAACCTCTACTGAGATTTTAAGCATGGTAAAAAGTCCAGTGGAAGCAGAGTGCAGCAAAGAAAGTGAAATCAAAGTGGAGGAAGAGGAAGGTCAGGGAGATGATGGCTGCTCTCTCGCTAGCACCTTATCCAAACTTAAAAAGATGAAACGAGAGGAAAGATGTGCTCAAGCAGGGGAGCCAGAGTATTATCACTACATGCCACCTGCTCATTGCAAGGTGAAGCCCAACTTTCAGTTTCTACTTTTCATGAGGTCTACAGAGCAAACACAGATTGAGTGCGAACCTTCAAAAGAAGAGAAGAAACAGGCTGCTCCGAGCAAGGCCAAGCCTTCAAAACAGACAGAAAGTAAAGGGGAGAAGAGCATAGTTGGTGATGGAAAGGCAACTCAGGCAGCAGAAAGCATTGCTTCTCCAAGTTTACCTAAGGCAGAGAAGAAAGAGACTGATGAAGGCAAAGAAAAGCCTAACGCCAATTTAAATGAAGACCCTCCTAAGAAATCCCCAACGCCTGCGAAAGAACAGCCAGAGCATCCAAAACACCCAACTGGTCCTTTTTTTCCAGTTTTAAGCAAAGATGAGAGCACAACCCTGCAGTGGCCCACTGAGCTCCTCATATTCACCCAAGCAGAGCCTTCAATCTCCTACAGCTGTAACCCTTTATACTTTGACTTCAAGCTTTCCCGGAACAAAGATGGCAAAGGAAAGCTGGCTGGCAAGACGAAAGACAGCCCAGGCACTAGCAAAGATGGCCTACCTCCCACTGAAGCAAATAAAGAACACCTTATCGCAGTAAAGAAGGAAGGCATCACTCTGGCACTTACATGTGGTACTCAGTCAAAGGCTTCCTCAGCACCTCTTGGTGATCTAAAACCTGAATCCATTGAAGAAGAGAACAAAGAATCAACAGGGAAGTCTCAtaagcataaaaagaaaaaaaagcacaagaaaAGCAGCAAACGCAAGCGGAAACACAAAGAAGGAGATGAGGGGTCAGAGCAGAAAACGAAGAAGAGGAAGAAACATAAGCACAAGAAGTCAAAGGGTTCCTCCAAAACAGTGTTAAAGGTAGAGTCTGAGCCTAGTCCATCTCCTGCCTTGAAAAGCCACACTAAAGAGTTAGGCATGCAAAAGTCTGGAAATAAAGAGGACAGTACTGGGAGCGTCACTACAAAAAAGGACCTTCTTGCTTCCTCCAAAGAGCCTGAAAACAAAAAGTCTAAAACAGAACTTAAACCATCACTCCCACCTCCTGCTACTGTCCCGTCATCTTCATCTCACAGAAATACACCCAACAAGGCAAGAAGCCGACACAGTAGTGGTGAATATGACAGTGAAGATGATGCAGGAAGGAAAAAATCCACCTCTAGATCTAGTGATGAGTATGATTCTACTAGTGACCGCTCCAGAAGTCGATCAAGGTCTGGAAAGAGACGACGGTCCTCCTCATCCAGTTCAGGTGGCTCCACAGATAGAAGTCGATACAGTCACAATCGAAGTTATTCAGACAGTGACTACAGTGATTACAGCAGTGGGTCAAGGCGGCGATCCAAAAGGCGGTCACCGGGTTCAGACTCTGATTCTGTAGCTTCTAAGAGACATTCCACTAGGCATAAATACTCCTCCTCTGACTACAGTCACAGTCGTTCTAGAAGTAGAAGCCGATCAAGAGGAAGTAGGAGCCGAGGCAGAGGGAGGTCTAGCAGTAGTAGCCGAAGTCGAAGTAAGAGGAGAAGTCGCAGCATGACAGGTCACAGTTGGAAGCGTAGTCGCAGTTATAGTAGAGACCGGAGCACAAGCGCTCGCAGTCATTCTGGGAAAGGATCACGTGGGCGAGACAGCGTAGATAGCCGTCTAGGTGGTAGGCGAGACTTTAATCGTTCTAAGATATACCGTTCTCAGTCTCCACATTTTACTCGCTCTGGAAGCCGGAGAGAGGAGAGTCGATCAGAACCAAAAGGAACAAGCAGCTCCAACCAGCCACATAGGAGCACTGAAAAGGACTCTTTCCGATGTTCTCTAACAGCTAAACAGCTGCTTGAGAAAATTCAGTCACGGCGTTTGGAAAAGGCAGCAGGCTCCACAGAGGATGGAACCTCAAAGCCAGGAGCTAAAGTAAAGGATCCACCTCAGGGATATTTTGGCCCCAAGTTACCACCTGCTCTTGGCAATAAAACTGCACAACTGCCTATGATAGGCAAATTGCCAGCAGGATCTAAAGTCACAGGCCTGCAGAAAGTGGAGAACGATTCAGGTGGGATCTCTGTTACTGTAGATGGGGAGAAGGACAAAGACACTAAGCTTTCTTTACAGGTGGACAGTACTCAACCACCGGACAATACTCCACTGCCTGAGCCACCTGCACCAACTGCAGAACATCTGCCAACAGAGGGCACTGTCTTTCAGCCGCCTCCTCCAGAGTTTGCAGAAGGTGCTTTACCACAACCTTTAGGCAATGGTAGTCTTCCCTTTCCACCTATTCATGGAAGGATGATGCCGCCACCACCTGAGGGTGAATTTTTTCCCCCATCAGCATACCCACCTATTGCAATGGATTCAAATGCCCCCCGTCCAGAAGGTGaagatgaagaggagggggtggaggaagaagaggacgacGAGGGCTCTCTGGCACCTCTGGAGAGCCAGCCTATCACTTTCACGCCTGAAGAAATGGAGAAGTACAGTAAGCTACAGCAAGCGGCCCAGCAGCATATACAGCAACAGCTTTTGGCCAAGCAGGTCAAAAGTTTCCCAGGAGGGGCAATTCCACAAGCCCTACAGCCTGCAACACCTTCCCTTCAGCCTATTCACATTCAGCAAGCACCACCTCCAGTGTCTGCTGCCTCCATAACCACTATGCAGCATGCCATCCTTCAGCATGCAGCAGCTGCTGCAGCCATCGGCATCCCACCCCACCCACAGTCTTTGGCCCAAGTTCATCACATCCCTCAGCCTCATCTAGGACCTTTCTCACTCTCCCACCTCACCCACTCTCTAATCCCAGCCCACCCAGCTGCTTTCCTAGCTAGCCACCCCATACACATAATCCCAGCTTCTGCCCTCCATCATGCTGGACCTCTCACGCTTCACCATCTACCCCATGCCCTCTACCCAACTCTGTTTGCTCCTCGGCAAGCCTCAGCAGCTACAGCTTTGCATCTGCACCCTCTGCTTCACCCCATCTTTTCAGGCCAGGACCTGCAACACCCTCCTAGTCATGGGACATGA
- the LOC141114172 gene encoding G patch domain-containing protein 8-like isoform X2 gives MGMGRMEMELDYAEDATERRRVLEVEKEDTEELRQKYKEFVDKEKAIAKALEELRANFYCELCDKQYQKHQEFDNHINSYDHAHKQRLKDLKQREFARNVSSRSRKDERKQEKALRRLLELAEQRKQAESAPGSGPRFKAITVAADEEGTEDEDMPSSAGQDSPKHIQEEKTLQTFSAPTQPTATTGVTFGFKSPASASLLQKVGFSFSFAKKTPLKLESAAVFKDHGEEVGVIEEEKEEDKTSTEILSMVKSPVEAECSKESEIKVEEEEGQGDDGCSLASTLSKLKKMKREERCAQAGEPEYYHYMPPAHCKVKPNFQFLLFMRSTEQTQIECEPSKEEKKQAAPSKAKPSKQTESKGEKSIVGDGKATQAAESIASPSLPKAEKKETDEGKEKPNANLNEDPPKKSPTPAKEQPEHPKHPTGPFFPVLSKDESTTLQWPTELLIFTQAEPSISYSCNPLYFDFKLSRNKDGKGKLAGKTKDSPGTSKDGLPPTEANKEHLIAVKKEGITLALTCGTQSKASSAPLGDLKPESIEEENKESTGKSHKHKKKKKHKKSSKRKRKHKEGDEGSEQKTKKRKKHKHKKSKGSSKTVLKVESEPSPSPALKSHTKELGMQKSGNKEDSTGSVTTKKDLLASSKEPENKKSKTELKPSLPPPATVPSSSSHRNTPNKARSRHSSGEYDSEDDAGRKKSTSRSSDEYDSTSDRSRSRSRSGKRRRSSSSSSGGSTDRSRYSHNRSYSDSDYSDYSSGSRRRSKRRSPGSDSDSVASKRHSTRHKYSSSDYSHSRSRSRSRSRGSRSRGRGRSSSSSRSRSKRRSRSMTGHSWKRSRSYSRDRSTSARSHSGKGSRGRDSVDSRLGGRRDFNRSKIYRSQSPHFTRSGSRREESRSEPKGTSSSNQPHRSTEKDSFRCSLTAKQLLEKIQSRRLEKAAGSTEDGTSKPGAKVKDPPQGYFGPKLPPALGNKTAQLPMIGKLPAGSKVTGLQKVENDSGGISVTVDGEKDKDTKLSLQVDSTQPPDNTPLPEPPAPTAEHLPTEGTVFQPPPPEFAEGALPQPLGNGSLPFPPIHGRMMPPPPEGEFFPPSAYPPIAMDSNAPRPEGEDEEEGVEEEEDDEGSLAPLESQPITFTPEEMEKYSKLQQAAQQHIQQQLLAKQVKSFPGGAIPQALQPATPSLQPIHIQQAPPPVSAASITTMQHAILQHAAAAAAIGIPPHPQSLAQVHHIPQPHLGPFSLSHLTHSLIPAHPAAFLASHPIHIIPASALHHAGPLTLHHLPHALYPTLFAPRQASAATALHLHPLLHPIFSGQDLQHPPSHGT, from the exons CTGGATTACGCAGAGGATGCCACAGAGCGAAGACGTGTACTGGAGGTGGAAAAAGAGGATACAGAGGAGCTGAGACAGAAATACAAG GAATTTGTGGACAAGGAGAAAGCCATAGCGAAAGCCCTGGAGGAGCTACGTGCGAACTTCTACTGCGAGTTATGTGACAAGCAGTATCAGAAGCACCAGGAGTTTGACAACCACATCAATTCCTATGACCACGCACACAAACAG AGGCTGAAGGATCTGAAGCAGCGAGAGTTTGCCCGCAATGTTTCTTCGCGGTCACGGAAGGATGAGCGCAAACAGGAGAAGGCATTACGACGTCTGCTTGAGCTGGCTGAGCAGAGGAAACAAGCAGAAAG TGCTCCAGGGAGTGGCCCTAGGTTTAAAGCCATCACAGTTGCAGCGGATGAAGAAGGCACAGAAGATGAAGATATGCCAAGTTCAGCTGGCCAAGATAGCCCAAAACACATTCAGGAAGAAAAAACACTCCAGACGTTCTCTGCCCCAACTCAACCAACAGCTACAACAGGAGTTACTTTTGGTTTTAAAAGTCCAGCTAGTGCCTCGCTACTCCAGAAGGTGGGCTTCTCTTTTTCCTTTGCCAAGAAAACTCCATTGAAGCTGGAGTCGGCAGCTGTCTTTAAGGACCACGGTGAGGAAGTGGGAGTAAtcgaggaagagaaggaagaagacAAAACCTCTACTGAGATTTTAAGCATGGTAAAAAGTCCAGTGGAAGCAGAGTGCAGCAAAGAAAGTGAAATCAAAGTGGAGGAAGAGGAAGGTCAGGGAGATGATGGCTGCTCTCTCGCTAGCACCTTATCCAAACTTAAAAAGATGAAACGAGAGGAAAGATGTGCTCAAGCAGGGGAGCCAGAGTATTATCACTACATGCCACCTGCTCATTGCAAGGTGAAGCCCAACTTTCAGTTTCTACTTTTCATGAGGTCTACAGAGCAAACACAGATTGAGTGCGAACCTTCAAAAGAAGAGAAGAAACAGGCTGCTCCGAGCAAGGCCAAGCCTTCAAAACAGACAGAAAGTAAAGGGGAGAAGAGCATAGTTGGTGATGGAAAGGCAACTCAGGCAGCAGAAAGCATTGCTTCTCCAAGTTTACCTAAGGCAGAGAAGAAAGAGACTGATGAAGGCAAAGAAAAGCCTAACGCCAATTTAAATGAAGACCCTCCTAAGAAATCCCCAACGCCTGCGAAAGAACAGCCAGAGCATCCAAAACACCCAACTGGTCCTTTTTTTCCAGTTTTAAGCAAAGATGAGAGCACAACCCTGCAGTGGCCCACTGAGCTCCTCATATTCACCCAAGCAGAGCCTTCAATCTCCTACAGCTGTAACCCTTTATACTTTGACTTCAAGCTTTCCCGGAACAAAGATGGCAAAGGAAAGCTGGCTGGCAAGACGAAAGACAGCCCAGGCACTAGCAAAGATGGCCTACCTCCCACTGAAGCAAATAAAGAACACCTTATCGCAGTAAAGAAGGAAGGCATCACTCTGGCACTTACATGTGGTACTCAGTCAAAGGCTTCCTCAGCACCTCTTGGTGATCTAAAACCTGAATCCATTGAAGAAGAGAACAAAGAATCAACAGGGAAGTCTCAtaagcataaaaagaaaaaaaagcacaagaaaAGCAGCAAACGCAAGCGGAAACACAAAGAAGGAGATGAGGGGTCAGAGCAGAAAACGAAGAAGAGGAAGAAACATAAGCACAAGAAGTCAAAGGGTTCCTCCAAAACAGTGTTAAAGGTAGAGTCTGAGCCTAGTCCATCTCCTGCCTTGAAAAGCCACACTAAAGAGTTAGGCATGCAAAAGTCTGGAAATAAAGAGGACAGTACTGGGAGCGTCACTACAAAAAAGGACCTTCTTGCTTCCTCCAAAGAGCCTGAAAACAAAAAGTCTAAAACAGAACTTAAACCATCACTCCCACCTCCTGCTACTGTCCCGTCATCTTCATCTCACAGAAATACACCCAACAAGGCAAGAAGCCGACACAGTAGTGGTGAATATGACAGTGAAGATGATGCAGGAAGGAAAAAATCCACCTCTAGATCTAGTGATGAGTATGATTCTACTAGTGACCGCTCCAGAAGTCGATCAAGGTCTGGAAAGAGACGACGGTCCTCCTCATCCAGTTCAGGTGGCTCCACAGATAGAAGTCGATACAGTCACAATCGAAGTTATTCAGACAGTGACTACAGTGATTACAGCAGTGGGTCAAGGCGGCGATCCAAAAGGCGGTCACCGGGTTCAGACTCTGATTCTGTAGCTTCTAAGAGACATTCCACTAGGCATAAATACTCCTCCTCTGACTACAGTCACAGTCGTTCTAGAAGTAGAAGCCGATCAAGAGGAAGTAGGAGCCGAGGCAGAGGGAGGTCTAGCAGTAGTAGCCGAAGTCGAAGTAAGAGGAGAAGTCGCAGCATGACAGGTCACAGTTGGAAGCGTAGTCGCAGTTATAGTAGAGACCGGAGCACAAGCGCTCGCAGTCATTCTGGGAAAGGATCACGTGGGCGAGACAGCGTAGATAGCCGTCTAGGTGGTAGGCGAGACTTTAATCGTTCTAAGATATACCGTTCTCAGTCTCCACATTTTACTCGCTCTGGAAGCCGGAGAGAGGAGAGTCGATCAGAACCAAAAGGAACAAGCAGCTCCAACCAGCCACATAGGAGCACTGAAAAGGACTCTTTCCGATGTTCTCTAACAGCTAAACAGCTGCTTGAGAAAATTCAGTCACGGCGTTTGGAAAAGGCAGCAGGCTCCACAGAGGATGGAACCTCAAAGCCAGGAGCTAAAGTAAAGGATCCACCTCAGGGATATTTTGGCCCCAAGTTACCACCTGCTCTTGGCAATAAAACTGCACAACTGCCTATGATAGGCAAATTGCCAGCAGGATCTAAAGTCACAGGCCTGCAGAAAGTGGAGAACGATTCAGGTGGGATCTCTGTTACTGTAGATGGGGAGAAGGACAAAGACACTAAGCTTTCTTTACAGGTGGACAGTACTCAACCACCGGACAATACTCCACTGCCTGAGCCACCTGCACCAACTGCAGAACATCTGCCAACAGAGGGCACTGTCTTTCAGCCGCCTCCTCCAGAGTTTGCAGAAGGTGCTTTACCACAACCTTTAGGCAATGGTAGTCTTCCCTTTCCACCTATTCATGGAAGGATGATGCCGCCACCACCTGAGGGTGAATTTTTTCCCCCATCAGCATACCCACCTATTGCAATGGATTCAAATGCCCCCCGTCCAGAAGGTGaagatgaagaggagggggtggaggaagaagaggacgacGAGGGCTCTCTGGCACCTCTGGAGAGCCAGCCTATCACTTTCACGCCTGAAGAAATGGAGAAGTACAGTAAGCTACAGCAAGCGGCCCAGCAGCATATACAGCAACAGCTTTTGGCCAAGCAGGTCAAAAGTTTCCCAGGAGGGGCAATTCCACAAGCCCTACAGCCTGCAACACCTTCCCTTCAGCCTATTCACATTCAGCAAGCACCACCTCCAGTGTCTGCTGCCTCCATAACCACTATGCAGCATGCCATCCTTCAGCATGCAGCAGCTGCTGCAGCCATCGGCATCCCACCCCACCCACAGTCTTTGGCCCAAGTTCATCACATCCCTCAGCCTCATCTAGGACCTTTCTCACTCTCCCACCTCACCCACTCTCTAATCCCAGCCCACCCAGCTGCTTTCCTAGCTAGCCACCCCATACACATAATCCCAGCTTCTGCCCTCCATCATGCTGGACCTCTCACGCTTCACCATCTACCCCATGCCCTCTACCCAACTCTGTTTGCTCCTCGGCAAGCCTCAGCAGCTACAGCTTTGCATCTGCACCCTCTGCTTCACCCCATCTTTTCAGGCCAGGACCTGCAACACCCTCCTAGTCATGGGACATGA